One stretch of Dissulfurimicrobium hydrothermale DNA includes these proteins:
- the guaB gene encoding IMP dehydrogenase, which translates to MLNHPIPQAYTFDDLLLVPAHSSVLPSEVDISTQLTSEIRLNIPILSAAMDTVTEADTAISLAREGGIGIIHKNMPVTAQVKEIEKVKKSESGMIVAPVTVTPRQRIWEVQQIMREYRISGVPVVEGEKLVGIVTNRDLRFETNWDLEVREVMTKENLITAPVGITLEESKALLHKHRIEKLLVVDDRGNLKGLITIKDIEKIKKYPLACKDSLGRLRVGAAVGVGRNRLEHVEAVLRAGADVVVVDSAHGHSQNVIDAVMDIKKTFPTAQVIAGNVATAEGAEALIKAGADAIKVGVGPGSICTTRIIAGVGVPQMTAIHDCAVVANKYGKYIIADGGIKFSGDLTKAIGAGAHCVMIGSLLAGTDESPGELELLQGRSYKVYRGMGSIGAMKEGSKDRYFQNEVESPAKLVPEGIEGRVPYRGPIAATIFQLTGGLRSGMGYLGCSTIEELRQKARFVRITQAGLKESHVHDVIITKESPNYWLER; encoded by the coding sequence ATGTTGAACCATCCTATACCTCAGGCCTATACATTTGATGATCTTTTGCTTGTACCGGCCCATTCGAGCGTGTTGCCGTCAGAGGTGGACATTTCCACCCAGCTTACCAGTGAAATCAGGCTCAACATCCCTATCCTGAGTGCTGCAATGGATACGGTTACCGAGGCTGATACTGCTATAAGCTTGGCGAGAGAGGGTGGAATAGGGATAATTCACAAAAATATGCCCGTAACAGCCCAGGTAAAGGAGATAGAGAAGGTGAAGAAGTCAGAGAGCGGTATGATCGTGGCGCCAGTGACAGTAACTCCAAGACAGCGTATCTGGGAAGTACAGCAGATAATGCGCGAATATAGAATATCCGGCGTTCCTGTCGTTGAAGGGGAAAAATTGGTCGGTATAGTGACAAACAGGGACCTCCGTTTCGAGACTAACTGGGATCTTGAGGTCAGGGAGGTGATGACAAAGGAAAATCTTATTACAGCACCGGTAGGTATAACACTTGAAGAATCCAAGGCGCTTCTCCATAAGCACCGGATAGAAAAATTGTTGGTTGTAGATGACAGGGGTAACTTGAAGGGTCTTATTACCATAAAAGATATCGAAAAAATTAAGAAATATCCCCTTGCCTGCAAAGACAGCCTTGGGCGATTGAGGGTTGGAGCTGCAGTCGGGGTGGGACGTAATCGTCTGGAGCATGTAGAAGCGGTCTTGAGGGCCGGGGCCGATGTCGTCGTTGTAGATTCAGCGCATGGACATTCGCAGAATGTGATAGATGCGGTAATGGATATAAAGAAGACCTTCCCCACTGCGCAGGTGATAGCTGGGAATGTAGCAACTGCTGAGGGCGCTGAAGCCCTTATCAAGGCAGGAGCGGATGCCATAAAGGTCGGGGTGGGGCCGGGTTCCATCTGTACAACGCGTATCATAGCGGGTGTAGGTGTCCCACAGATGACCGCAATCCATGATTGCGCCGTAGTAGCAAACAAATATGGAAAATACATAATTGCAGATGGAGGTATCAAGTTTTCAGGTGACCTCACCAAGGCTATAGGCGCGGGGGCACACTGTGTAATGATAGGCAGTCTCCTTGCTGGTACCGATGAGAGCCCAGGTGAATTGGAGCTGCTGCAGGGCAGGAGCTATAAGGTATATAGAGGGATGGGGTCAATAGGGGCGATGAAGGAGGGCAGTAAGGATCGATATTTTCAAAATGAGGTCGAGTCTCCGGCAAAGCTTGTCCCTGAAGGCATAGAGGGTAGGGTGCCCTATAGAGGGCCTATAGCAGCTACAATCTTTCAGCTTACAGGCGGTCTCCGTTCAGGTATGGGTTACCTTGGTTGCAGTACCATAGAGGAATTGAGGCAAAAGGCCCGTTTCGTACGGATCACTCAGGCTGGTCTGAAAGAAAGTCATGTGCATGACGTCATCATTACAAAGGAGTCACCCAACTATTGGCTCGAGCGCTGA